In Engraulis encrasicolus isolate BLACKSEA-1 chromosome 24, IST_EnEncr_1.0, whole genome shotgun sequence, a single genomic region encodes these proteins:
- the lbx1a gene encoding transcription factor LBX1a, whose translation MTSKEDAKGASVEDRRRSPLDHLPPPANSNKPLTPFSIEDILNKPSVKRTYTICGTAHLISSGEKHSSSGHPLSNRALLTQTSPLCALEELASKTFKGLEVSVLQAAEGRDGMTLFGSRNTPKKRRKSRTAFTNHQIYELEKRFLYQKYLSPADRDQIAQQLGLTNAQVITWFQNRRAKLKRDLEEMKADVESAKAVGNVPFEKMAKLADLEKCAANGGLGSSVMRPESPTLSSHDSSNKLQMSPSSPLTDHTTSKECSEDEDEEIDVDD comes from the exons ATGACCTCCAAAGAAGATGCGAAAGGCGCGTCGGTGGAGGACAGGAGACGCAGTCCCCTGGATCACCTGCCGCCACCTGCCAACTCGAACAAGCCCTTGACGCCCTTCAGCATCGAAGACATCCTCAACAAGCCGTCGGTGAAGCGAACTTACACTATCTGCGGGACGGCGCACCTGATCTCGTCCGGGGAGAAGCACTCTTCGTCAGGTCATCCGCTGTCCAATCGCGCGCTGCTTACCCAAACGTCGCCTCTCTGCGCCCTGGAGGAGCTAGCCAGCAAAACGTTCAAAGGCCTGGAAGTCAGCGTTCTGCAGGCAGCAGAAG gaAGGGACGGTATGACACTGTTTGGGAGCCGGAATACCcccaaaaagagaagaaaatccCGCACAGCTTTTACAAACCACCAAATCTACGAGCTGGAGAAGCGCTTCCTTTACCAGAAATATCTGTCCCCTGCCGACAGGGATCAAATCGCCCAGCAGTTGGGTCTGACGAACGCCCAAGTCATCACTTGGTTCCAGAACCGTCGAGCCAAGCTCAAGCGGGACTTGGAGGAGATGAAAGCGGACGTGGAGTCGGCTAAGGCCGTAGGTAATGTTCCCTTTGAGAAAATGGCTAAACTGGCAGACCTGGAGAAATGTGCCGCCAACGGGGGTCTGGGAAGTTCTGTGATGAGACCCGAGTCGCCCACGCTGTCCAGCCACGACAGCTCGAACAAACTGCAAATGTCGCCGTCGTCGCCGCTGACGGACCACACAACGAGCAAAGAGTGCTCGGAAGACGAGGACGAGGAGATTGATGTGGATGACTGA